The nucleotide window TATCAGGCCATGCTGCACCATCTTCTCGGTCAGGTCTGTGAACCTGTTATAAGGTATGTTCGCTTTTCTGAGCAGAGAGGATACCCTTGCACCTCCCTGCGGTGCTTCTTCCTTGACAGCCTTGAGGATGTCTGATATGATCATTATTTGTGTTCTGTATGTCAACCCCTTTTCTGCCCCCTCCTCAATGCGAAGACTGCTAGTGGAGAGGCCAGA belongs to Conexivisphaerales archaeon and includes:
- a CDS encoding winged helix-turn-helix domain-containing protein, with product SGLSTSSLRIEEGAEKGLTYRTQIMIISDILKAVKEEAPQGGARVSSLLRKANIPYNRFTDLTEKMVQHGLIEVIPQERGAIYKLTPKGEEFLESYKRFEEFAKAFGLRL